Genomic segment of Populus trichocarpa isolate Nisqually-1 chromosome 12, P.trichocarpa_v4.1, whole genome shotgun sequence:
CAATAAGTTCTTCATTTCTTCTAAATAACTTGAAATATTTAtagtaattgaaaattaaaaacaaaaggcaagtTTATGAACAGGAATTGTCTAGCCCACTTGTGATCTCGATCCCTTATTTTTCTTAAGACTTTCAATGCAATTGCTCATCCTATTTAGCTAGATGACATGCTCCTCTCTTAAGAACTTTGATGAAGACACATGAGCTTCCCCATTTTGGCAACTATTTTCCAAACTTTGAATTCTTATGGCCAATCGATACCATGGTCTTCCACACTAAATCACCTACAGAAAAGTTCTTTGATTGAACATTCTTAGTATATGTTCGTTCTCTCAACCTTTTTCATGTGAACTAACAAGTGATCCAATGCATTAAATCTCACCTCATCCAAGCTCTCTGAGTCTGCTAGCATAACAAGTCGATGTATTACACTGTGGACCACATGGAGAAAGCCTTGCAGAGAACGTCTCACATCACCTGATTGTTGAGAAGTATAAATGTAAGCCAAATACGAAACTGCTACATTAGGCATTTCTTATAGAGAAGAGGTCCAGTTCCCATTATCATCATGCAGACCGAGCAAAAAATTACATTTCCTTCTACTGGTGGTTTTGGAATGAAAGAAACTGGTATTTTAATCGCCAAGAGACTCGAGATTTTGTTAccaattttgttcttctttgAGCCCTTCCTTCATTATTCGATTCTCCGATTCTCGAACTCTTCCACAGTCCCAGCTTAAATTGGACTCTTTAACTATACAGAGCTCCTCTGTAAGCTCATTCAGTTTATCATGAGAATTTGACACTCCAGTGCGATCCCAGTTAACAAGACCATAACTTCAAAGCTATAGCTTAGAGAATAACTTAAACATACTGGAACCAGTTACTGCAGCATCTCGAGCCTCTTGAATTGCTAACTTAGCTTCAAGACTATTTGCCCACCTCGCATCATAGCAAAATATCCCTTTAATACGACCACCAGAGTCAGATAAGAGAAAAATAGGCCTATGGTCTGAGCCCGGTTCATCTAAATGCAGTATTAAAGCATTAGGATAATTGAGCTGCCATGATAGAGAAGCTAGATAACGATCAAGCCTTTAATGTTCACAGCAAACTCCATTCCTCCTATTGTTCTAGGTAAAAGCATGACCAGCATAACCTAAATCCACCAGACCTAGCACGGctataaaatcttgaaaaccaGCAATCTTTTGAGAATCATAGGCATTCCcgcctctttttttctcttgaaacaGAAATGTGTTGGAATCATCTCCTAGCaacaaaggaaaatttgaagaaaTGAACATGATTGCAAAAGTGGTAAACTGATTTTCCCTAACATCATCCAGAAAACTGGCATAAACAACCACAAGATCCCAAACAACTCTTTTATCTTAATCCTCTTTTCGATACCAAATAAAGAAAGGGTCACGATTAATAACTTGAATATCAACAGCACCTGACCATCCAATAGCTAACCCACCAGCCAAACCTTAATCGCCTCTAGTTCGGTTTTTCCTAACAATCTTTGAAACAACCTCTGAGCCATTCTTTGTTTCCATGAGGAAAACAAAGTTTGGGGGATGAGACCTAAAAATCCCTTCATAATCCTGAACAATTAGGGGTTCCCCATGCCCTGGAAATTTCATGATAAAAGCCTCATTGATCATGGTGGTTTCCTCCACCAATTCAACAGATACATCACTCATACACTTCTTTTCCTGTTTCTTGTTGAGTCAGAATTGACAGGATTCGACTCTTCTGCAGTATCCTTCCATCCCCTCTTCAGAATTCCCTCGGATGTTGTGTGTATCGACTCATTAGATGTTTGTGGTGGAATTTTATGCCTGTCTTATCTTTAAGCTGCCTACTTTTATCCAACCTGATTAGACTTTTGAGTCTGTTGCCTTACTAGAAGTCCTTGAACAAAAGCTAGGCTCATTGTCCATTGAAGCTCGAGAGCTATTTGGAATTGGTAACTCCATTTCAGCAGCCTTCAAAATGATAGGTTGCAGATTTCCTGTCTTCTGAACAACAATTAAGTATTCATGCTGCAATTTCACCAATCCTGACTGAGAAAGAATTTGCGGATCCAAGTTGCACAATGAATCTTGTAATGCTGATATTGGGGcatttttctgaaaattctcACCAgcaataaatgaaaatgaatgtTCTTATGAAACCTCTGCAACGTTCGAATTGATTGGATTTGAATCCCTGATATTGTGCTCAGAAGCACTGTGCAATCCTGTAATTGAATCCTTTCCTAACCCATCAAAATTTCGTTGCTCCAAAACTGGTAACGAGGACAGACCATGCACGATGTTTATCGACTTTCCCTGATCACCAGCCATAAGAATGCGTTCCTTTTGACTCCCACCAGACTAATCTGCTGCATGCTTATGGCAAGGGAGGTTTGGTTTCCAGCACCTAACCCAGGTGCTCAGCTTTTTACTTAGAACTAAGAAGTATAAGGATTGGCCTTAAGAATGCCATGTTGCTCCTGCTAAAATGAAGGAACACCCACAATCACCTAGTAATTTTCTCCATTGAAAACGGCAACTCTCATTCCTTTCTTcaagggtttttctttttacatcgATAAGAACCTGGACTTTAATAATGCTCTCTTGATCGTCTCTAACACCAAGCAAATCCACATCCAATCGAGCTCCATTTTTTTCTCCCCATCTCCTTAGTGCGACAGTTCGAAAGCAGTCCCAAAATTTATTACCTAAAAGGAGACTAAAATGCATCTTCATCACTTTCTTTATCCTAATCCCATCTTTGCAAATCTAATATACTGTTTTTGAAAAGCCAGAGGCCACCCTTCAAAACCTTCTGCGTATCACATTCAATATCAAAAAAGAACTGAAAGTACCCTTCATCGTATTCCTACTACACCTGAAAACCTGTCGCACTTTGCCATTCCATCTCCATCATTCCTTTAACACCAATTTGTTGATAGGTTTATCTGGGAAAACCTTGCCAATAAGAcagtctcctcctcctcctcctccaagtCCGATTAATCCGGAGGTGGTAAGAAAGAAAGACCATTAAAGGCCatgaaacaagaaagaaagaaatcacaGGAAGATCTGCAACATAACAAGAAAAGCTATCCTGCAGAATTGTAAGATACTCCAAAGGAAGAAAAGGCTAGGAACGTTCCTAAAGATGGATTCCAAAACTGATAGTCAATCTCATTCTTCAAGCCTCATGTTACTCCTTTTCACATTCACATTCAAGATATGTACTTGGAGGTCTTCGCTTAAAGCTTCAGGAAAGGCACCTTGGATCtcccaattaaataaaaaaaatatatattatattcgtAAGTGAATTATCTCAATATATGGATGTAAtgcttattattaataaaatttaaaacaaatttcttataATACGTAAATATTAAATCACTAGAAAGGACCTTAAAAGAtctgttttaaaatatatcccctaataaaaaaatagtgctAACAACAATACAGCAACTATGCCTaatgcctttgttttttctagtgtattacaataatttatattttttaaaattagaataataatggtataattaaattaatctaaataatattatatgtttTAGGCACGAACTAGAAAATTGGTTTAAGAAGCTCagcattgaaattgaaaagatacatagatagatagatactggtttaactatataaattcaaataattaattgtcAATCAACATTTTACAGATAAAAAGGCCGTGAAGTAACCCTTATATATAGTTAGGGAGGCGAACAAAGGAAAGGCAAGGTTCCAGTTGACCCAAAAGACTAGCAACTAGCGAAGCAAGTGCACGTTAAAAACGAGTAAAAAGAGTAATTACATACAAAAATGGCGTTCGTAACTTCATTTTTGTGATTCTTTagtggaggagaagaagaaccCTAAAAAGCTCACTTCATCTTCTTCCAAGTAAGTGCCTTTATCTTTCCTTGAAATACTACAGTCGTTACTGTCTATCCTCTTTCAAAAAGATTTGTCAGACAGATCCAAGGATTCGAAGATCTTTGTTTCTGACTATGACCCAGatgcattttttctttatttttcggCTTACTAGCTCTGTCAGTTATGACTTCTTTTGGTTTCAAGTCACAAACTTTACTATGATTTAACAATCtgtttattaatttcttaagcTGTGTGATTTgggtttgaattaattttcatgTGTCTACAATCTTTTTGGAGATTTTTAGGTGAACCCAATTTGGAGAATTTTTAGGTTAGCACAATGCTGACAACAGATATTGTGTTAAGGTGAAATAAAGTTATCTTGAATTGTAGTGGTTTGAAATAATGGATGAAGATAACAGTTTGAATATTCGTAATTGGGGTTACTATGAGCCAACAACTGTTAAAGGAAATCTGGGTCTTCAGCTCATGGCTCCAACAATGCCTGAGAAACCCTTTTCGGGTTCGCGCAGTGCTGCCATCATGACTAGTATGAATGGAGGTTTTAATCATAGGGATATTGGGGTTTCGCAGCACATGTTCCCTATGGAGCACATGAGGGATGCTTCAATTGACAAGAGAGAAAAGTTTCACAATGTATTCACTGGAAATCATGATTATGATGTGGTTTTTCCGGAAACATCTTCAGCTAATCATATGCAAATGTTTCAACCACCTAATTCGGCAAATGATGAAACACTGGACCAAGTTGAAGGTGCTGGTGTTGTTGAAAAGGAAAATGGTCCTGATAAGAAGAAGCAGCGTCCTAAAGCCTTGAAATGCCTTAAAGCAAAGAAGGGTAAGAGAGGCCCTCAAGTACCCAAGCCTGACGGTAGTCCTTCTGCTCAACAAGGAAAGTCTTCCAAGAAAACTgttgaaattatgataaatgGGATCAGTATGGACATTTCATTATTTCCTATACCAGTTTGCTCATGCACTGGCACCCCCCAACAATGCTATCGTTGGGGTTGTGGTGGGTGGCAATCAGCTTGTTGCACGACATGCATTTCTGTGCATCCCTTGCCTATGAGTATGAAACGACGTGGTGCAAGGATAGCAGGGAGAAAAATGAGTTTAGGAGCTTTTAAGAAGGTCTTAGAGAAACTTGCTGGTGAAGGCTATGACTTCTCTAATGCAATTGATCTCAGAACACATTGGGCTAAACACGGTACAAACAAGTTTGTCACTATCAAGTAGATGTCCCATGTGAATTCTCTTTCTGCTTGCACTCCTagctttttcaatattgatgcCAAGGAAAATGCTGTAGAGATGGGATTTATTTAATACATTTGTACCTCATAGTTTCTTTTTCCCCTGGCCTTTAAATTATATGCGATTGAGTTATTTTCTTCTCATTGCTGCTGCTAATTGTTAAGACATTTCCTTGATTCTTATATTAaatatgtatgtgtattcaattaaatctgaattaatataaattcaaaataaaaatctatttttggtGAATCTGGGTGCCTCATTCTTTATGCAGTTGTTGCAGCTCGTGTAAATGAATGAGTGCTCATGACTTACCTGTGTTCTAGTCTCTGATTTTGTGAGGTATTTTTTTGAGGCTTGCCACTTTGTTAGTGAGAAATTTGCTATTTGCTCGTAAGTCTTGGTTTTGGCAAGATGGTGCGGTTTCATCAGACAATCAGTTGGTATTCTTGTtggtgttttgaaaaataaattagtatatGTGGATGCGTTTTGCAATTCAGATGTTGGAGTAATAGGTAGCTAATGATTTCTGGTGTCTTATCATCTAACTTGGATTGATGTGGGGTGTTTGTTTGGGTCTCTTTCACGAAATCATATCACCTGCAGATCATGTTCTTGTGCACCTCACTGTAGTTGTTGAGCTACTT
This window contains:
- the LOC112323524 gene encoding protein BASIC PENTACYSTEINE2, coding for MDEDNSLNIRNWGYYEPTTVKGNLGLQLMAPTMPEKPFSGSRSAAIMTSMNGGFNHRDIGVSQHMFPMEHMRDASIDKREKFHNVFTGNHDYDVVFPETSSANHMQMFQPPNSANDETLDQVEGAGVVEKENGPDKKKQRPKALKCLKAKKGKRGPQVPKPDGSPSAQQGKSSKKTVEIMINGISMDISLFPIPVCSCTGTPQQCYRWGCGGWQSACCTTCISVHPLPMSMKRRGARIAGRKMSLGAFKKVLEKLAGEGYDFSNAIDLRTHWAKHGTNKFVTIK